A single window of Melospiza georgiana isolate bMelGeo1 chromosome 6, bMelGeo1.pri, whole genome shotgun sequence DNA harbors:
- the RASSF10 gene encoding ras association domain-containing protein 10: MEPEERKISVWICQEEKLISGLSRRTTCSDVVRVLLEDSHHRRQRPAPPEPAGGMLSGPPHSYCIVEKWRGFERILPNKTKILRLWVAWGDEQENVRFVLVRSEASLPNAGPRSAEARVVLSKERPGRGLGAARASLALTQERQRRVVRKAFRKLAKINKKRQQPLAREASSAERMETLVHLVLSQDHTIRQQIQRLRELDREIDRYEAKIHLDRMKRHGVNYVQDTYLVGTGEPEPGREPGQPAAGRPEEDYARKCEEVLQLQEQRAQQEELLEHLAAEIQEELNERWMKRRREELELAAGPGLADTDCDTTELSGGEGELHLEHERVKTQLSTSLYIGLKLSTDLEAVKSDLDCTQRAWEDKERELQRLLETLGTLDVAEAAAEPRGAAGGGRPAAAGGGWVEQARALRKDRADNDEDSDTGLSSMHSQDSDSLPVCESLV, encoded by the coding sequence ATGGAGCCCGAGGAGAGGAAGATCTCGGTGTGGATCTGCCAGGAGGAGAAGCTGATCTCCGGGCTCTCCCGGCGGACCACCTGCTCGGACGTGGTGCgggtgctgctggaggacaGCCACCACCGGCGGCagcgccccgcgccgcccgaGCCCGCCGGCGGGATGCTGTCGGGGCCGCCGCACTCCTACTGCATCGTGGAGAAGTGGCGCGGCTTCGAGAGGATCCTGCCCAACAAGACGAAGATCCTGCGGCTCTGGGTGGCGTGGGGGGACGAGCAGGAGAACGTGCGCTTCGTGCTGGTGCGCAGCGAGGCTTCGCTGCCCAACGCCGGGCCGCGCAGCGCCGAGGCGCGGGTGGTGCTGAGCAAGGAGCGCCCCGGCCGCGGCCTGGGGGCGGCCCGCGCCAGCCTGGCGCTCACGCAGGAGCGGCAGCGGCGGGTGGTGCGGAAAGCCTTCCGCAAGCTGGCCAAGATCAACAAGAAGCGGCAGCAGCCGCTGGCCCGGGAGGCCTCGTCGGCGGAGAGGATGGAGACGCTGGTGCACCTGGTGCTCTCGCAGGACCATACCATCCGACAGCAGATCCAGCGGCTCCGCGAGCTGGACCGCGAGATCGACAGGTACGAGGCCAAGATCCACCTGGACCGCATGAAGCGGCACGGCGTCAACTACGTGCAGGACACCTACCTGGTGGGCACGGGCGAGCccgagccgggccgggagcCGGGCCAGCCCGCCGCCGGCCGCCCCGAGGAGGACTACGCCAGGAAGTGCgaggaggtgctgcagctgcaggagcagcgggcgcagcaggaggagctgctggagcacctGGCCGCCGAGATCCAGGAGGAGCTCAACGAGCGCTGGATGAAGCGGCGgcgggaggagctggagctggcggcggggcccgggctGGCCGACACGGACTGCGACACCACGGAGCTGAGCGGCGGCGAGGGCGAGCTGCACCTGGAGCACGAGCGGGTCAAGACCCAGCTGAGCACCAGCCTCTACATCGGCCTCAAGCTGAGCACGGACCTGGAGGCCGTCAAGAGCGACCTGGACTGCACGCAGCGGGCGTGGGAGGACAAGGAGCGGGAGCTGCAGCGGCTGCTGGAGACGCTGGGCACGCTGGACGtggcggaggcggcggcggagccgcgcggggcggcgggcggggggcggccggcggcggcggggggcggctgGGTGGAGCAGGCGCGGGCGCTGCGCAAGGACCGCGCCGACAACGACGAGGACTCGGACACGGGGCTGAGCTCCATGCACAGCCAGGACTCGGACTCGCTGCCCGTGTGCGAGTCGCTGGTGtag